TCGCTGATGACCTCGCTGCGACCGCGGGCCACCACGCTCCACCCGCGCTGGCGCTCGTGGTCGAAGCCGTCGACCTCGAAGGCCAGCACCGCCCCGCGCGCGTTGCTGCCCAGCACCGAGTAGGGCGTGGTGCGCAGGATGATGCGGCTCTCGACGACGGCGTAGTTGACCGGCACGATGTGCGGCCCGTCCGGGGTCGAGATCGCCACCCGGCCCACGAGCCCGGCGCGCAGCAGCGCCTCGCACTCGCTCTCGGACAGCTCGACGGACTCGGGCACGGCGACCTCGCAGGTAGGTGGGGTGGTGGCGCCACCCATCGTGCCGCCGCCGCGGGGAGCGCCGCAGGGTCCTTGGTCCCGACCTGGGGGGCCGCTGGTCGGGTCGCGGGTCGGGGCTCAGCCGCCGAAGGTGCCGTCGACGTAGACCCAGTGCCCCGCGCGCTTCTCGAAGCGGCTGCGCTCGCGCATCGTGCCGGGCCGGCCGCCGTCGACGTAGTGGGCGGCGAACTCCACCCAGTCCTCGCCGTGGTCGAGCACCTCGAGCCCGGTCCAGGTCCGCGCGGGGTCGATCCCGTTCTCGATGAGATCGGCGGGCCGGGTGCGCGGGTGCCAGGTGCGGAACAGGTGGTCGACGTGGCCGACGACGAAGGCCGAGTAGCGGCTGCGCATCAGCTCCACCGCGCTGTCGGCGCGGCGGGCGCCGCGGTGCAGCGGCCCGCAGCAGGCGTCGTACGCCGCTCCGGTGCCGCACGGGCAGGGCCCCGGGGTGGGCCGGGTGCCGAACAGGCTCACGTCTCCACCACCAGCCGCCACAGGGCGTGCTCACCCGGGAGGCCCTTCAGCTCGACCTCGCCGGCCTCCTCGAAGCGCATCCGACGCTCGTCGGTGCCCTCGACCTCGAGCCGCACCGCGTCGGTGACGAGCACCTCGCCGCCGTCGGCGAGGTCGGCGACGCGGGCGGCGATGACCACGTTGCGCCCGAAGTAGTCGCCGTCACGGGTGATCACCCGCCCGCTGTGCACGCCGATGCGCACCTTGACCGCCGCCAGGCGCAACCGCGGGTCGAGGGTCCGCGCGAGCGTGCGCTGGATGCCGCGGGCGGCCCGCACGGCCGAGTAGGGGTCGCGGAAGGCGACCATGAACCCGTCGCCGGCGCTCTTGACCACCTGGCCGTGGTGCCGCGCGACCCGGGCCCGCACCACCTGGTCGTGGGCCTCGAGCACCTTGACCCAGGCGCGATCGCCGAGCCGGTGGTTGAGGCTCGTCGAGCCCTCGATGTCGGAGAACATCAGGGTGACCGTGCCGTCGGAGGAGGCCATCTGCAGGACGTCGGGCCGCTTCTCCAGCGCCCAGGTCTGGAGGTCCTCCAGCGACGATCCGACCATGCCGACGACGCCCTGCCGGCGCACCCTGCCGGCGGTGCCGACGACGGCCCGCAGCGCGCGCTCGGCCGGGGAAGGGGCGGCGGCGGGCCGCAGGGCGGCGTCGAGGTCGGCCTCGAGCTGCTGCAGCATCCGCCGGGCCACGTCGAGCTCCCGGCGGGCCTGGGCGAGCAGGTGCAGCGCGACGACCAGCCCGACCACCAGCGCGGCGACCAGGACGACGGCGAGGACCACGCTGGTCACCACCGTCGCCTCGAGCACCCCCGCAGCCTAGGGCTCACGACCGGGACCGCAGGACGTGGATCGGGACCTTGGTCCCACCGGGTCCCGACCTGGGTCCCTTCGACCCGGCGGCGCCAGCGGGGAGGGTGGGCCCATGACGACCTCAGACGACGCCACCCCGACCAGCACCGCCACCGGACCGGCCCTGGCCACCGAGGTGTCGTCCCACGGCGCCGTCGTGGTCGCCGTGGACGGCAGCGAGCACGGCGAGCGGGCGCTCGCGTGGGGGGCCCGCCAGGCGGCGCTGCACCACCGGACCCTCGCCGTGGTGCACGTCTGGGAACCGGTGCCGAGCATGTGGCTCGACATCAGCGGCATCGACCACGCCATCCTGTACGCCGAGCTGGCCCAGCAGGGTCGGGACTTCGCGCTCGCCGCCCGGGACAGGGCGCTGGAGCTCCACCCCGACCTCGAGGTCGAGGCCGTGGTCGGCCGTGGCGACGTGCGCGGCGAGCTGATGCGGATCGCGAAGGAGGCCTCCGTGCTGGTGCTGGGCTCGCGTGGCCACGGCCCGGTGCGCTCCCTGCTGCTGGGATCGGTCAGCGCGGCCGTGGCCCGGCACGCGCCCTGCCCCGTGGTGGTCGTACGTCCCGGCGGCACCGGCGGCGGCGGCATCCTGGTGGGCATCGACGGCACCGAGCGCTCGATGGGCGCCGTGGCGGCGGCGTACGACCAGGCGGCGGCGACGGGGGAGAAGCTCACCGTCCTGCACTGCTTCTGGGACGCCCGGGTCGCCTACGCGGGCGTGATGGAGGTCGAGGACGAGAACGACGTCGCCGACGTGCGCAGCCTCGTCTCCGAGACCCTGGCCGGGCTCTCGGACAAGCACCCCGACGTGGAGGTGGAGGTCCGCCTGGTGCGCGGGCTCGCCGACCAGGTGCTGGTGGCCGAGTCCCAGGGCCGCGACCTGGTCGTGCTGGGCTACCACCGCCAGTCGGCGGTCGGCGAGGTGCTGTTCCCCTCGGTGGTGACCTCCGTGCTCGAGCACGTGCACGGTGCGGTGCTCGTGGTGCCCTCCCACGCGTGATCCGGCCGGGCGAGGTCCCGACCGGGGAGCGGGCCGTGGGCACGCGCAGTAGCGTGGCGCTGTGACCACCGCCGCGACCGCGACCACGTCCACCCCGCGACCGGGCCCCGCCACGCTCGGTGAGCTGCGGGCCTCCGGGCACGAGCACCGGACGCTGCGCGTCGAGCTGCGTGACAACCTGCTCGCCGCGCTGCGCGAGGGGCGGGACCCCTGGCCGGGCCTGCACGGCTTCGAGGACACCGTGGTCCCCCAGCTCGAGCGGGCGCTGATCGCGGGTCACGACGTCGTCCTGCTCGGTGAGCGCGGCCAGGGCAAGACCCGGCTGCTGCGCACCATGGTCGGGCTCCTCGACGAGTGGACGCCGGTCATCGCCGGCTCCGAGCTCGGCGAGCACCCCTACGACCCGATCACCGTGGGCTCCCAGCGCCGCGCGCTCGAGCTCGGCGACGACCTGCCGGTCGAGTGGCGCCGGCGCGAGGAGCGGTACTCCGAGAAGCTGGCCACCCCCGACACCTCGGTGGCCGACCTGATCGGTGACGTGGACCCGATGAAGGTCGCCGAGGGGCGCTCGCTGGGCGACCCCGAGACGATCCACTTCGGCCTGATCCCGCGCAGCCACCGCGGGATCGTGGCGATCAACGAGCTGCCCGACCTCGCCGAGCGCATCCAGGTGTCGATGCTCAACGTGATGGAGGAGCGCGACATCCAGATCCGTGGCTACGTGCTGCGGCTGCCGCTCGACGTGCTCGTGGTCGCCAGCGCCAACCCCGAGGACTACACCAACCGCGGCCGGATCATCACCCCGCTCAAGGACCGCTTCGGCGCCGAGATCCGCACCCACTACCCGACCGAGCTCCACGACGAGGTCGCGGTGATCCGCCAGGAGGCCGCACTCCCGGCGGACCTGGTGCACGTGCCCGACCACCTGGTGGAGATCCTGGCGCGCTTCACCCGGCACCTGCGCGGCTCGACCGCGGTCGACCAGCGCTCGGGGGTCTCGGCGCGCTTCGCCATCGCCGGCGCGGAGACGATCGCCGCCGCCGCGATCCACCGCGCCACCTCGCAGGGCGAGGACGCCGCCGTCGCGCGGGTCGTCGACCTCGAGACCGCGGTCGACGTGCTCGGCGGCAAGATCGAGTTCGAGAGCGGCGAGGAGGGGCGCGAGGCCGAGATCCTGACGCACCTGCTGCGCACCGCCGTCGCCGAGACCGTGCGCGAGCACTTCCGCGGTCTCGACATGTCGCTGCTCGTCGACGCCCTCGAGGCCGGCCAGATGATCACGACCGGCGAGCAGGTCACCGCGCGTGACCTCCTGAGCGGGCTGCCCGTCCTCGGCGAGTCCGAGCTCTACGACGACATCTGCGACCGGCTCGAGGCCACCACCGACGGCGAGCGTGCCGGCGCGATCGAGCTCGCCCTCGAGGGACTCTTCCTGGCGCGCAAGGTCAGCAAGGACAGCTCGCGCGGAGAGACGGTGTATGGCTGACATCTGGTCCCAGCGACGGGCCTCGCGCTACGGCCGCTACCACGGCGGCCCGGACCCGCTCGCGCCTCCGGTCGACCTCACCGAGGCCCTCGACGAGATCGGCGAGGACGTGATGGCCGGCTACAGCCCCGAGCGGGCGGTGCGCGAGATGCTGCGACGCGGGGGGCGCGACCACGACGGTCTCGACGAGCTCGCCCGCCGGGTGGCGAAGAAGCGGCGCGAGCTGCTCGAGCGCCACGACCTCGACGGCACCCTGCAGGAGGTCCGCGAGCTGCTGGACACCGCGGTGCTCGAGGAGCGCAAGCAGCTGGCCCGCGACGTCGAGATGGACGACGGCGACCGGGCGCTGCGCGAGATGCAGATCGACAGCCTGCCGCCGAACGCCGCCGCCGCGGTCAGCGAGCTGGCGTCGTACGACTGGCGCAGCCGCGCGGCGCGCGAGGCCTACGACCAGATCAAGGACCTGCTCGGGCGCGAGCTGCTCGACCAGCGCTTCCAGGGCATGAAGGAGGCGCTGGAGAACGCCACCGACGAGGACCGGGCGGCAATCGACGCGATGCTCTCCGACCTCAACGAGCTGCTCGAGAAGCACGAGCGCGGCGAGGACACCCAGGAGGACTTCGAGGAGTTCATGGCCCAGCACGGCCAGCACTTCCCCGAGCAGCCGCAGGACCTGGAGGAGCTGCTCGACGCCATGGCGGCCCGGGCGGCCGCCGCGCAGCGGATGCTGAACTCGATGAGCGCCGAGCAGCGCCAGCAGCTGATGGAGCTCTCCGCCCAGGCCTTCGGCTCACCGGAGCTGATGGACTCCCTGGCGCGCCTCGACGCCAACCTGCAGAGCCTGCGCCCCGGCGAGGACTGGTCCGGGTCCGAGCAGATGGGCGGGTCGGAGGGCGTGGGGCTGGGCGACGGCACCGGCGTCTTCCAGGACCTCGCCGAGCTCGACGCGCTCTCCGAGCAGCTCTCCCAGTCCTACGGCGGGGCCCGGATGGACGACCTCGATCTCGACGCGCTCTCCCGCCAGCTCGGGGACGACGCCGCGGTCAGCGCGCGCACCCTGCAGGAGCTCGAGCGGGCGCTGCGCGACTCGGGCACCCTGCAGCGCAGCTCCGACGGGCGCCTGCGGCTGAGCCCCAAGGCGATGCGCCAGCTGGGACGCTCGCTGCTGCGCGACGTGGCGCAGCGGCTCTCGGGGCGCCAGGGCCAGCGCGACATGGACCGCGCCGGCGCGGCCGGCGAGCGCTCCGGGGCGACCCGGTCCTGGGCCTTCGGCGACACCGAGCCGTGGGACGTCACCCGCACCGTCACCAACGCCCTGACCCGCACCGTCGGCGAGGGCGGGTCGATGGCCGGCGGGGTGCGCCTGAGCATCGACGACGTCGAGGTCCAGGAGACCGAGGCCCGCACCCAGGCCGCGGTCGCGCTGCTCGTCGACACGTCGTTCTCGATGGCGATGGACGGGCGCTGGGTGCCGATGAAGCGCACCGCGCTGGCGCTGCACACCCTGATCCGCAGCCGCTTCCGCGGCGACGCGCTGCAGCTCATCGGGTTCGGCCGGCACGCCGAGGTGCGCGAGATCGAGGAGCTCACCGCCCTCGATGCCCGGTGGGAGAAGGGCACGAACCTCCACCACGCGCTGCTGCTGGCCAACCGGCACTTCCGCAAGCACCCGAACGCGCAGCCGGTGCTGCTGATCGTCACCGACGGCGAACCGACCTCGCACCTGGAGCCCGGCGGCGAGATCTACTTCTCCTACCCCCCGCACCCGCTCACCGTCGCCTACGCCGTGCGCGAGCTGGAGGCGTCGATGCGCCTGGGCGCCCAGACCACCTTCTTCCGCCTCGGCGAGGACCCGGGCCTGGCGCGGTTCGTCGAGCAGATGGCGCGCCGCGTGGACGGGCGCGTGGTGGCCCCCGAGCTCGACGACCTCGGCGCCGCGGTCGTCGGCTCCTACCTGGGGGACCGGACCGGTCGCGGCGGACGGGAGAGCGGCGGTTCGCTCGGGGACTGGTTCGGTGGGCGCGGCTTCTGGGTCGGCGACTGAGTCAGCCGGCGGTCCGCGAGCCGTGAGTGGAGCGCGGGCTCCGCTCCCAGTGCCGGCACGGCCGGCTGCTGGTCGGGCCGACCCCGGCACAGCCGGGCCAGTGCTCGGGCTCCTCGAGCTCGTCGGTGTGCACGTCGCGCACCAGCACCTCGCGCACCGGGCGCAGCCCGTCAGCCAGCACGCCGCAGTCGCAGCCGCCCAGCGCGAGCAGGCGGCGTACGAGCGAGTGGGCGCCGGGCGAGCGAAGCTCGCGGAAGCGCACCGCCCAGCGCAGGGAGTGGTCGCACCCCTCGTCGGCCACCATCCGCCGCAGGTAGCAGATCACGCACTCGTCGGGGTAGGGCTCCGGGGCATCGGTCCCGGTCGGCGGCAGCAGAGGCACGGGACCACTTCTAGCAGTCGGCGCCGACAGCCGGACCAGACCACGTCCGGCACGAGGTAACCGTCGCCACCCACGATTGCCTCACCGCGGCCTCGGTCGGGCAACGGCTCCGCCACAGCTGCGCCACGCCCGTCCTCGCCGCTGGCATTCGCCCGGCGCCGGTCCCGGGCCGCGCGAGGATCGACCCGCGCCCGCCGGGAGGGTCGTGGCGCACCGATCACGCGGTGCCCCGAGCGGGCGCCGGCAGCTGGAGGGCTGAGCGATGCCGACGACACCTCGCACACACCGACACCCACGGGCGCGGCGCTGGACCCCGACGCTGGTCAGCCCGGTGCTCGGCACGGCTGTGAGCCTGGTGCTCGGCGCCGCGGGCCTCGCGCTGCTGCCCGCCGGCCCTGCGGCGGCGACGTCGACGACGGTGCCGGCCTTCAGCTGCGTCGACAACGCGGTCTACAGCGTCGACGGGGACAAGCCGTGGGCGATCCGCAAGATCACCAGCACCACCGGGGCCTCGAGCAGCAACGGCGCCTTCAGCCTCGACGACAAGGACAGCCGGGCCAACGCCCTGGCCCTGCCCAAGGGCGGCGGCGACCACATCTGGGCCTTCGACCGCGACGACAACGAGGTGCTGCGCTACACCCGGACCGGCACCACCAAGCGGTTCGCCCTGACGAAGAACAGCAACGCTACGAGCGTCGTGGCCGGGGCGATCAACCCCGTCACCGGCATCTACTACTACGCCGCCAGCGGCGGCAGCTGGACCGTCTACGCCTTCGACACGACCACCGAGAAGGCGATCGGTCAGGTCGCCACGATCTCCGGCAGCGGTCTCGGTGGCAACGGCGACTTCGCCTTCGACAGCACCGGGACCCTGTGGGTCGTCAGCAACAGCGGTGGCACCGGCGCCGGCACCCTGGCCCGCGTCGACCAGGGCGTCCCCGCCACCTCCGGGGCGACGGCCCTCTCGCTCACCACCCTCACGGCCACGCCGGGCGACGCCGGGCAGTACCACTCCATGGCCTTCGACTCCTCCGGCAACCTGGTGATCGGCACCAGCCTCGGGTACGTCGCCCGGGTCAACCCCGCCTCCGGCGCCATGGTCGGCAGCGCGGCGCAGGTCAGCAAGGACTTCGTCGACCTCGCCTCCTGTGCCCTGCCCAGCACCGGCCAGGCGCGGGTGGACCTGCCCCAGGGCCGCTACGCCGGCACCGACCAGTTCCGGGTCGAGCTGAGCGGCGGCGGCCTGGGCGGCCCGGTCACCGGCACCACCGCCGGCACCGACAGCGGCCTGCAGGCCGAGACCGCCGAGGTCGCCGGCCCGGCCGTGCTCGTGCCCGGCCAGACCCACACGATCACGCAGAGCGGGGTCGGCTCCACCGCGCTGGGCGACTACACGACCACCTGGCGGTGCACCGACGCCGCGGGCACCCAGGTCGCGGCGGGCACCGGCAGCACCGGCACGTTCACCATGCCCGGCGCCGCCGGCGCCGCCCTCACCTGCACCTTCACCAACCTGCCGATCAAGCCGGCCGTGCGGCTCGACAAGACCGCCTCGTCGATCGCCGACCTCGACGGGAACGGACCGGACGCCGGGGACACGATCACCTTCGCCTTGAAGGTCACCAACACCGGCAGCGCCGCCCTGGACCCGGTCACCGTGCACGACCCGCTGCTCAGCGGCGCCACGCCCAACGTGGTCTGCCCCGGCGGCGCCCTGGCGCCCGCGGCGTCGCGCACCTGCTCCTCGCGCACCTACACGCTGACCCAGGCCGACGTGGACGCGGGCACGGTCGAGAACACCGCCACCGTCACCGGCCGCGCGGCCAACGGCCGCACCGTCACCCACAGCGCCAGCACGAGCACCCCGGTCGGCGCCGCCCCGGCGATCCACCTGACCAAGCGGGCCACGCTCGTGGACCTCGCCCCCGTCGGGGCCAACGCGGGCGACACGATCACCTACGAGTTCAGCGTCCGGAACACCGGCAACACCACGTTGTCCGCGATCACGCTCACCGACCCGCTGCTCGGCGGGCTCGTCACCTGCGCCGCGACGGCGTTGCCGCCCGCCGCCGCGACCACCTGCACCACGACGTCGTACGTCGTGAGGCAGGCGGACGTGAACGCCGGCACGGTCGACAACACCGCCACCGTCGCCGGCACCTCGCCGAAGGGCGCCACGGTCCAGGACCGCAGCTCCACGAGCACCCCGCTCGACGCCGAGCCGCGCGTGATGCTCGACAAGACCGCAGGGCCCGTCGTCGACCTCGACGCCAACGGCCCCGACGCCGGCGACACGATCACCTACTCCTTCGAGGTCACCAACACCGGTGGCGTGACGCTGGACCCGGTCACCGTCGCCGACCCGACGCTCGGCGCCGTCACCTGCCCGGCCGGGGCCCTGCTGCCGGGCCGCAGCGTGCGCTGCGCCGACCGCTCCTACGTCCTGACCCAGGCCGACGTGGACCGCGGCAGCGTGGCCAACCGAGCCACCGCCACCGGCACCGCGCCCGGTGGCACGAAGGTCGCCGACGACGACGACACCCGCACGTCGGTGGTCGGCACGCCCGGGCTCACCCTGGTCAAGAGTGGCGGACCCGTCGTGGACGCCGACGGCAACGGTCCGGACGCCGGCGACACGATCACCTACTCGTTCGAGGTGACCAACACCGGCACCGTGACGCTCGACCCGGTCACCGTGCACGACCCGCAGCTGGGCGGGCCGGCCCCCAGCGTCACCTGCCCCGGCGGTGCGCTGGCACCCGGCGCGACGCGCACCTGCACCGACGCGACGTACGTGCTCACGCAGGCCGACGTGGACCGCGGCAAGGTCGTGAACACGGCGGTCGCCACCGGCACGCCGCCGAGCGGCCCGAAGGTCACCGACGACGACACGGTCACCACCCCCGTCGTCGCCCGGCCGGCGATCCGGCTCGACAAGACCGCCTCCTCGATCGACGACCCGGACGGCAACGGACCCGACGCCGGTGACACGGTGACCTTCACGCTGGAGGTCACCAACACCGGTCCGGTCGCGCTCGACCCGGTCACCGTCCACGACCCGCTGTTCGGCGGCGCGGCCCCGAACGTCACCTGCCCCACCGGCCCGTTGGCCGCCGGCGCGTCGAGGACCTGCACCGTCCTGACCTACCCGATCACCCAGGCCGACGTCGACACCGGGCGCATCGACAACACCGCGACCGCGACCGGCACCGCCGGGGCGACGACGGTCACCGACGACGACTCGACGACCACACCGATCGTCCCGGTCGTCGCGCAGGACACCGACCTGGTGCTGACCAAGGAGGTCGACCGCGCCGCACCCCGGGCCGGGCAGGACGTCACCTACACCCTCACGGTCCGCAACAGCGGACCCGGCGACGCCGCCGACGTGGTCCTCACCGACGTGCTGCCCTCCGGAGTCACGTTCGGGTCCGCCACCTCGCCCTGCACCCAGAGCGCCGGCACCGTCACCTGCGCCTGGGAGTCGGTGGCCGCCGGTGCGAAGCGGGCCGTGAGCATCACGGCGACCGTGAAGGCGCTGCCCGCCGGCGGGGGCGACCACCAGCACCAGCTCGACGTGCAGAAGGTGGAGGCCCACCTCGACCTGGAGCCGGGTCAGCAGCGCACCCTCGCGGTGACCTGCCCGACCGGCTACCTGGCCACCGACGGCTCCGGCCGCATCGACCACGTGGACCAGGGGACCGGGACCGTGGCGTCCGTGGGCGTGCTGCGCAGCGCGGCCACCGGCCTCGGCACGTGGGAGGTCCAGGCGCTCAACGAGGCCACCGGCCGCGCCCAGGCCAAGGTCTTCGCGGTCTGCGTGCAGACCCCGACCGTGAGCGAGGCGGGGCACCGGCACCCGCTGGAGGTCGGCCCGGTGCTCACCGGCGCCGTCGACCTCTCCTCGGGCGCGGGATCCACCACCCTGCAGTGCGACCCGGGCTCGCGCCCGGTGCAGCCGGGCTGGTCGCTCGACGCCCGCGCGGCGACCGTGACGTCGTACCCGGTGGGGACCACCGGGTGGCGATTCGGCTTCGCGCCGGGCGCCGCGACGGCGGCCGACGTCTCGATCCGCTGCCTGGGCGAGCAGGTCGGGGCGGCCGGCGGTCACACCCACCCGCTCGCGCTGGGCGAGGTCGCGGAGACGGTCACCGTCCCACCGGGTGCGGTGCGCGAGGTGACCCTGTCCTGCAGCGGCGACGCCAAGGGCGTCGTGGCCGGCTGGGACCTCGACCCCGGTCTGGTGGGTCTGGGCAACGACCCGCGACCGGTCGTGCGGGTGTTCAGGCTCCACAACCCGACGACGACACCGCTCGAGGCAGACCTGTGGCTGCTCTGCCTGTCGACGCGCACCCGTGGCGGTGACACGCCCGCCCAGGTCACCAACCGGGCGAGCGTGCGCACCACCACCGCGGAGACGAGCACCTCGAACAACACCGCCGAGGCCACCTTCACCGTGGAGCCGGGCGCCCCCGGGGCGTCGCTGGCCAGTCCGACCGTCCTGGTCTCGGGCAGCAGGGTCGCCGCCCAGGTGGTCTGCTCCTCCGGTGCCGACGGCTGCCAGGGCACGGCGAGGCTCGTCGCCCTGCGCACCCAGGTGGTGGGCGGCACCCAGGTCCGCCGGGGCGCGACCCTGGCCACCAGCCGCTACGCCGTGAGCGCGGACAGTGCCGGCAGGGTCGTCCTGAAGGCCTCGAAGGTGGGCCGCAAGGCGCTGCGCTCGACGAAGCTGAGGAAGGCCCGTCTCCTGCTCGGGGGCGAGGCCCGCACGGTCCGGTTGCGTCGATGAGCGGGTTCCACGAGGGCGGCGACGCTGGCAGACTGCTGAGATGGATCTCGGGGAGCTCCACGAGCTGGCGACGTCGTTCGACGGTGTCACGCGCACGACCCGCGAGGGGCGTGCACGCTGGGAGCTGGGCGGCCGGCTGATCGCTCGCGAGGTCGATGCCACGCAGGTCGTGGTCCGGGTGCCGTTCGACCTGCGTGACCAGCTGGTGCTCCAGCACCCGGACGTCTTCTCGGTGCCGCGCCGGTTCGCCTCGCACATGCTGGTCGTCGCCGCGCTCGACAGCGACGACCCGGACACCCGCGGGGCGCTGGAGGAGGCCGTGGCCGGGGCGTGGGAGCTGCAGCGCCATGAGTGAGCTGGCGGGCCGGGTCGCGCTGGTCGCCGGCGCCACCCGGGGTGCCGGACGGGCGCTGGCGGTCGAGCTGGGCCGCGCGGGCGCCTTCGTCCACGTCACCGGGCGCAGCAGCCGTGCGCACGGTCCCTCGGACATGGACCGGCCCGAGACCATCGAGGAGACGCTCGGGCTGGTCGAGGCCGCGGGCGGCCGGGGCGTGGCGCTGCGCGTCGACCACCAGGAGCCCGACGAGGTCCGCGCCCTCGTGGAGCGGATCCGGGTCGAGCACGGACGGCTCGACATCCTGGTGAACGACATCTTCGGTGGCGACCGCTACGCCCAGTGGGAC
This Nocardioides dokdonensis FR1436 DNA region includes the following protein-coding sequences:
- a CDS encoding DUF11 domain-containing protein encodes the protein MLGTAVSLVLGAAGLALLPAGPAAATSTTVPAFSCVDNAVYSVDGDKPWAIRKITSTTGASSSNGAFSLDDKDSRANALALPKGGGDHIWAFDRDDNEVLRYTRTGTTKRFALTKNSNATSVVAGAINPVTGIYYYAASGGSWTVYAFDTTTEKAIGQVATISGSGLGGNGDFAFDSTGTLWVVSNSGGTGAGTLARVDQGVPATSGATALSLTTLTATPGDAGQYHSMAFDSSGNLVIGTSLGYVARVNPASGAMVGSAAQVSKDFVDLASCALPSTGQARVDLPQGRYAGTDQFRVELSGGGLGGPVTGTTAGTDSGLQAETAEVAGPAVLVPGQTHTITQSGVGSTALGDYTTTWRCTDAAGTQVAAGTGSTGTFTMPGAAGAALTCTFTNLPIKPAVRLDKTASSIADLDGNGPDAGDTITFALKVTNTGSAALDPVTVHDPLLSGATPNVVCPGGALAPAASRTCSSRTYTLTQADVDAGTVENTATVTGRAANGRTVTHSASTSTPVGAAPAIHLTKRATLVDLAPVGANAGDTITYEFSVRNTGNTTLSAITLTDPLLGGLVTCAATALPPAAATTCTTTSYVVRQADVNAGTVDNTATVAGTSPKGATVQDRSSTSTPLDAEPRVMLDKTAGPVVDLDANGPDAGDTITYSFEVTNTGGVTLDPVTVADPTLGAVTCPAGALLPGRSVRCADRSYVLTQADVDRGSVANRATATGTAPGGTKVADDDDTRTSVVGTPGLTLVKSGGPVVDADGNGPDAGDTITYSFEVTNTGTVTLDPVTVHDPQLGGPAPSVTCPGGALAPGATRTCTDATYVLTQADVDRGKVVNTAVATGTPPSGPKVTDDDTVTTPVVARPAIRLDKTASSIDDPDGNGPDAGDTVTFTLEVTNTGPVALDPVTVHDPLFGGAAPNVTCPTGPLAAGASRTCTVLTYPITQADVDTGRIDNTATATGTAGATTVTDDDSTTTPIVPVVAQDTDLVLTKEVDRAAPRAGQDVTYTLTVRNSGPGDAADVVLTDVLPSGVTFGSATSPCTQSAGTVTCAWESVAAGAKRAVSITATVKALPAGGGDHQHQLDVQKVEAHLDLEPGQQRTLAVTCPTGYLATDGSGRIDHVDQGTGTVASVGVLRSAATGLGTWEVQALNEATGRAQAKVFAVCVQTPTVSEAGHRHPLEVGPVLTGAVDLSSGAGSTTLQCDPGSRPVQPGWSLDARAATVTSYPVGTTGWRFGFAPGAATAADVSIRCLGEQVGAAGGHTHPLALGEVAETVTVPPGAVREVTLSCSGDAKGVVAGWDLDPGLVGLGNDPRPVVRVFRLHNPTTTPLEADLWLLCLSTRTRGGDTPAQVTNRASVRTTTAETSTSNNTAEATFTVEPGAPGASLASPTVLVSGSRVAAQVVCSSGADGCQGTARLVALRTQVVGGTQVRRGATLATSRYAVSADSAGRVVLKASKVGRKALRSTKLRKARLLLGGEARTVRLRR
- a CDS encoding MmcQ/YjbR family DNA-binding protein; translated protein: MDLGELHELATSFDGVTRTTREGRARWELGGRLIAREVDATQVVVRVPFDLRDQLVLQHPDVFSVPRRFASHMLVVAALDSDDPDTRGALEEAVAGAWELQRHE